The DNA segment GTCAACGCCATCACGAACATCATCAACCACCCTAACCATATCGGCTCTCCGAAGAGCACGATCGATCCGATCGGGGGGTGTTCGACGTTAATCAGTGCTGTGGCGGAATCTACGATCAGGAACACACCCATCGAGAACAGTGCTACTCCGGAAACTAAATGAGCGACTCCTACAGCTCGGTGCAACCCGTATGGGTACTTCTTTGTCGGAGGACGATTGATGATGCGGATCGCCATCAAGAACGCAATTGGCGGAGCCAACGACAGTAGGTCTTCAATCCACGCAGCTTTCATGGCCTGGGAGTTGCCCATTACAAGGTAAACCGTGGTGATGGCCACTGCTAAGAAAGCAAGGGAGAACCATTCAATCCTGATTGCCGCGCGTAATGTAAGAACCTGCGATTCAGAAAGTTCTGTGCGGCCAAAACGTCGCGTCATGTCCCCACCTTCTCTAATAGAAACTTCTCCAGAGCGAGAAGGAACCCGTTCTCGCCCATACGCACGATCATGACGTGCTTTTCTCGACTGCTAGATGTCCTCTGTTCTCTATAGGGAACAGTGATAGCACCCTTCTCGATCCAAGGAGTGTCGTCTAAAAAGCCACCGACGACGATATCGAGCTCACCCTGATCAAGCTCTTCCAATAGAACGGCTTCGCTGCCTGTCGTCCACTCGATGTCCGAGTCGAGTTGGTCAGCGAATCCTGAGATCAATGCGGGTTCAATCCCTGACGGCTCCTCGGCCGCATCTACTTTTACCCAGGGACGATTCTCGGTCACACCCACGCGCATCACACCACCACGCACACGGTCTAAAGTGCCGTGTGGATCAACGGGCACCTGCAGGCCACAAGCCGTCAAGAAGAAAATTAGCAGCCCGATGAAACCTATCCTTATTCGATTTCTCGAAACACGAGTTCGCATCATAAGAATGACAATAACGATTTACAGGCTCTTCAGACAAGTAGGGCGATGACCCTGAAACTAGGCAGCGGACGAGTCTGGGATTTAGCGGCTGTCGTGAAGTCACTCAAGGTTCACCCGAACCCATTTGAGACTGCTAAGAAGCCACGGAAGGCTCGAGCTATTCGGGCACTTCTTTAGCTCAGAGATCTCTTCGACTATTGCGATGAAGAGGACCTATGCTGCTACTTATGACGACTTTGAAAAGTGATGAGGGACCTGATGCTGACCACCAACGAGGCGCGGGGGTTAGTGATGCAACTGTCAAGGCGCTGGGGAAACTCTCGGAAGCTTTGGAGGTTGTGGAGCACGCCCGCGGTTACCTCTATGGATTTCACCGCTTAACAGGTAAAGCAGATTTAGCGCTCGGTGAAGCTGTTGAGCTTCTGCGAGAATCCGGTGCTGAGGCAATGGCCGAGCATCTTGAGCAAAAGCTAGTTGGTAGGAACGTCATCAATGGGCGGTGGACGTTCCAGATAGTAGAGGATTACGACGACGGGTATTACTCCGCGTTTAAAGCAGCAGAGTCGATGGCCAGGCATGAACTAGCCGAAGGGAAACGCCACCTCTTTGAGGCAGAGATGAAAGAGGACCGGCGTACACACGGCCTACCCCACCACGAAGCCCACCCCATGGAAAAAGACACTCAATAAAAACACCAACAATGACGTGTTTAATCGTGTTTGCAACACGAACTAGAAGGTGAGTATGACAAAAGAGGAACCCTGGACAGTGGGTGATTTTTCGGTGCTCGTTTTAGTGCATGGTCGGGCGGACCATCTACGACGTTTGTTGGCTGGTGTGAATGCCTCCAAGCTGCGTCCTGCTGAGGTGGTGATCGTCTACATGAACGATCCCTGCCCGGCTCCGATACGCTGTGATGTTCCTTTGCGCATCATCCACATTTCTTCCTCCCAGTCTCGTTCGGGTTTGCCGTTGTCCCAAGCACGGAATACAGCTGCGGCTGCCGCCCGAACACCAAACCTTATTTTCCTGGATGTGGATTCTATTCCGTCAGCGGCCTTGTTCGGCACTTTCATTCAGGTGTTGAACGAGGAGACTGTCCTGGCCATGGCAGAGCCACGATATTTGACGAAGCCGTTGGAATCCACACTGTTAGTGGAGGATAAGTCTTTACTCGCCGCCTCCATTAGGCATCACACCCGTGAGGGACTCCCCACGGAATCAACCATGTCCGGACATGCAATGTTCTGGTCTCTTGGGTTCGCAATCCACGCTACTGTCTTTGCCGAAGTGGGTGGGTTCGATGAGAGTTATACCGGATACGGCGGAGAGGATACTGACTTCGCTTTTAGAATCCGAGAAGCAAAGATCCCAGTGAGGTTCATAGAAGCACCGGTGTTCCATCAGCACCATGGGGTCTATAACCCGCCGTTGAACCATTTCTTGGAGATTGTTCAGAATGCCCGTTTATTTCACTCCCGATGGGGTGTGTGGCCCATGGAAGGCTGGTTGAGGGCTTTTGTTCAGTTGGACTTGATTTCTTGGATACCGTCCCAGTCTTCCCTCACCGTTCGGCGTATTCCAACGGCCGAAGAAGTACGAGCAGCTCATAATTCAGCCGCTTATTAGAAAATGATGGAGGCCTGTGTCTCTGTTGCCGTTGCATGCAGGAGATCGAGCAGTCCTTGATTGAAATCTGTTGTGGGAATAAAAAGTGTTCTTGCTAGCGCGTGTGGGTCACTGTTCGCGGCATTTTCGAGGATCCGTGGCCAATTTCCCGATGTCGACCAGTTTCTGACCATCTCGAGACCAGCACGTTCATGCAGAGCCACTGCAAAGGCCAGTTGCTCCGCATACGGGCGTTCTTCGGGCACTAACAAGACGGGTCTGTGGCAGCTCGCAGCAGCGACTACAGCGTTGTGTCCGGCAGAACTGATAATCACCGTAGCTGAGCGCATGATCGGTATTGGATCCGGAAGAACACCGTGGAGTCGCAAATTTGTGGGAAGAGGTGTGCCATCTGCTTCCACGGAACCCACAACTTCCCAGTCCCATCGAGGCGAAGCCGCGGCGGCTTGTGCCAGATGATCTAAGGGAATCGCGGATGCCAAAGATGTTTGCACCACCACTTTAGGTTGGCCCGGCATGTGGGAAGTGTCATGACCGGGGTGAAACGAATAATTCGTTGGCTCGGCCACCGAAAGGTAGTGAGTTTTATAACCAAATTTCTCCAGATGCGCGGGATCTTCCAAACTTGCAGGAAAATAGCCGAAAATGGTGTCCGCCAACGAATACGCCATCTGGTGTGCTGGGTCGTTCCGATTGCCTGGCATCCGACGGAAAGCAACCCGATAGCCACTCAATCGAGCGAACAGCGCGACTTCTACCGAAACATCGACCATCACCATGTCCGGACCGAATGTTTTCCACGCCCGGTTGAGTTCCGCAAAACGTTGTTGAATGAGCTCGCCTGTGGGGGCGTAATGCAAGAAAGATCCGGCGCGCAATGCTGGCTCAGGACTAGCAGCAATCACATCTGGAGTTAGATCCACATATTCCAAGTTGCCCTTCAACAAAGCGTTGTTACGAGGGCCAGTGCTGGTAACTTGAAGATCGAACAAATTGCTGGCCGCGATTTTCTGGGCATGACGCAGGTGGCCAGTACCAAAATGATGGGCGTAGTAAGAAACCTTGTATCGGCTCATGACCCCTCTGAGACTTGGGAGAAGGAACGATGAACCATGGAGTGAAGTATCCGCTCATACCCTTCGATCATTCCAGCCAGCGCGAATCTGCTGGCTCGCGCCTGAACCTGCTCACGATCCATATCTTTGGCTCGGGTCGCTGCCACCGCTAGTGCCTTACTGTCTCGGCTGTCGGCGACTACTCCTCCGGTCGTTCCAATGAGTTCGGCCATAGCTCCGGCAGGTAGCGCGGCCACCGGGGTTCCACAGGCCATAGCTTCAAGAGTGGTGAGTCCGAATGGTTCCTCCCAGAGCGGGGAGGAGAGGAACACTTGCGAGGAAGCGATCATGCGTTGTAATTTTTCTTGATCGAGGTGTCCAAGGTAACTGATGTCACTATCGAGCTGCGGCTCAATCTGGCTACGGAAGTACTCTTGGTCGTGGATGGGACCGGCAATCCGTAATTTCAGGGATGCTGCCCGTGCTGCGGCTATTGCCACGTGGGTCCCTTTTTCCGCTGCGATGCGTCCGGTCCAAGCCGCTACCGAGTGTTTCGGCTCGGCCCGCTCGTCCCAGTGCGACAAATCGATGCCATTGTGAACGATTTCAATGGTCGGTAACCACTCTCGCCAAGGACATGCATTGGCTTCGGAAACAGTGACGTAACGGTGCAACTGTTGCAACGTTCTGGCTGGATCCCTCAAGATTTCAATCAATCGGGGTAGCGGCGGAGTGTGCAGTACATGAAGGGTAGGCAACTGCATGACAAGACGGTGCGGTACAGGGCTTAATGAGTTATTCACCACCGCGTCAAAAGAACCTGCCTGAATGAGTTTCACCGCTCGCTCCATGGCTCCGTCGAGGACCTTATGCTGTTCGTTAGTCCTCTCGTCCTCCGGGTAGCCACGCACCAGGAACCCAGCATCAAGAACGGGGATCAGATGGCAGTCAACAACGCTGCCGTCTTTAGCGAAGAGGGTTACCTCATGGCCACGAGCAACCAATCCAGAAACCAGGTGCGCGGTATGGGACTCCATACCCCCTGCGAATGGTGAGGTGATCGGATGGTGAAGATGGGCCAGGACGGCAATGCGCAAAGGATTGGTCCACGTAGGTACCTGAGATTTCATAGCAGCATCGACATAACCAGCAGGCTCCCTTAATTCTTATTGCCTCAAGAAGAGGACGCGGATCAAGTCAGATTTCGTTACCATTTAATAACACAAGGGCGTCACAGATACCAATTCACTCTTTCTAGCAGGCTCAATAGGTGCGTGTTGTACCCAGCCAGCGACCATTCCCAGGTAGAGCAAAGGGACCTTTGGTTGGCCTCCATGAGGAGAGAACTACCCTTTTGGACGTCATCACTCACGGTGACCACGACTATGGCGTACTACTGCGAAAAGCGCGGCTGTTATAGCCCTCAGGCAGAAGCAGGGTGCGTTACCGGCTTGGAGGATCCTCTACACCGACACGGGCGGGCGTTGCCTATTCAGGTTCGACGTTTAGTGCGGTCCGGACCCAATCGTCGTTGTAGACAGTCTGGAGGTAGGGCACACCACTGTCGTGAACCATGAAAGCCACTCTTGATCCCTTATCGAGACTGGGAAGCAGTGCGCCCATGGCGGCCACAATAGCGCCTGTGGATGCACCAGCCAGGATGCCCTCATAATGTGCCAGCCGTCTACAGCCACGCACCATGTCAATTTCTTCAACTTGAAAGATAAGATCTGGCTTTGTCCAGGATGCCAACTCTGGGAGGATCCCTGCACCGAGTCCGGGTAGGCGCCTGGTGCCGGCCGTCCCGCCGAAGAGCACCGAACCAACGGAGTCAACAGCCACAATTTTGGTGCTCAGACCATGCTTTTGGACATATTGCTGACAGCCCAACAGAGTCCCGGTGGTGCTGGTCGCCACGAAGAGATAATCCAGATTTCCCCCTGTACCTGCGATGATCTCTGGCATGGTGGTGTCAAAATGGGCACGGGGATTAGCCGGTGATCCATACTGGTTAGTGGTTACAGATCCGGGATGCTCCGCTAACAGTTCACTAACCCGGCGGCGACGTGCGGCGAGTTTATTACCGTCCGCAGGAGTTTGCACGAGGTCCACTTTGGCACCGTAGGCTTCCATCAGCTCCAAGGCTAAAGGATTGGCATTTTCATCGACAACTGCGGTGAAGTTGATTCCTCGCACCACGCACTGCCTTGCCAGCGCGATCCCCAAATTCCCAGAGGTTGATTCAACGATCATGCCACCAATACGGAGCTGTCCTGATCCAAGGAGATCCTCAATCAGCCCATTGGCTGTGCGCTCCTTGGTACTGCCAGCTAGCTGGAGCAGATCAAGCTTGGCGAATATCTCCAGATCAGGGAAATCGAACAGGCGGGACAGCTTCACCGTCGGAGTCACAAAGGGCTGCAGCGTTCCCAAACTGTTCAAAACTTCTCCTTAGCACCACTCAAAACCCTCATTTCTGATCGAGGGTCTCCATACCAGCCTATCCGGCTAGCTATTTACCACGACTACAACACCGAACTGATTCTCACCCTGTGGGTGTTCGGTAAGTATAGGGCCACCCATCCTCAACGAAAATTTGACCAGCGGCAAATACCACACCGCTGCGATGGAATATCGCGAGGATAAGGAACAAAATATTACTCCGCTATGGGGGGGGTGATGAGATATCCCTGCCGCGGCGGCTTGCCGTTCTTTTCTGGATAGGACAATAACGGCGTACCTATTGACCGATTACCCTCGGATCAGGTTGAATCAGCAGCGTGAACACGGCTCACAGCTCAGAGGCAACGAAGTTCGTTCTCCATCTCGCTGCAATGAGCGATGGACCACACCCCAGCACGAGGAAGAAATGATATGGATATATCCGTGATCGGTTGCGGTTACTTAGGAGTTGTGCACGCAGCATGTTTAGCCGAGCTGGGCCATAACGTCATTGGCATCGATATCGATGCGAGGAAAATCGGGCAGTTACAGGCTGGCCAAGCGACTTTCTTTGAACCAGGCTTGCCTGAACTTTTGCAAGAAGTCCTCGATAACGGTCGTTTGAGGTTCAGCACGAAAATAGCCGATGTCAAAGGCGCCCAGGTGCACTTTCTTTGTGTAGGAACACCCCAGCTTAAGGGCGAGTACGCCGCAGACATGCGCCATGTGGATGCAGCATTCCACTCACTTCTTGACTTCTTAGAGCCCGGAAACGTGGTCGTGGGTAAATCCACGGTGCCCGTTGGTACAGCAACCCGGCTAGCGCAGACCCTCAAGGGACGACCTTCCGACGCTGTTCTTGTCTGGAATCCCGAATTTCTCCGTGAAGGCTTGGCCGTAAAGGACACACTCTCCCCGGACCGATTCGTCTACGGTATACCCCTTGGTGAAGAAGGAACCCACGCCGTCACCGTGCTCGACGCCGTTTATGCTACACCTCTGGCCCTGGGCACGCGCCGTATCGTTGCAGATTACGCAACAGCCGAGTTAGTGAAGGTAGCCGCGAATTCCTTTCTTGCGACGAAGATTTCCTTTATTAATGCCATGGCCGAGGTGTGTGAAGTAACCGGGGCAGATGTCACTGTGCTGGCGGATGCGCTAGGGATGGATGAACGAATCGGCCGAAAATTCTTGAACGCCGGCGCTGGTTTCGGAGGTGGCTGCCTGCCCAAAGATATCCGCGCTTTTATGGCCCGGGCAGGTGAGCTCGGAGCGGACCAAGTCCTTTCCCTGTTGCGTGAAGTCGACGACATCAACATTCGCCGCCGCATCCGCGTGGTTGAACTGACGCGCACCTTGGTGGGTGGAACCTTGATGGGCAAGCGCATCACTGTCCTGGGCGCGGCGTTCAAACCTAACAGCGATGATGTTCGCGATTCACCTGCGCTCAGTATTGCTGCACAATTGCAGCTTCAAGGCGCCACAGTTACGGTGACTGACCCTCAAGCCATCGATGGTGCGCGACAACGTTTTCCTGAACTCATGTACGAGGAAAATCTGGAGTCGGCAATGAATAAAGCAGATGCATTACTACTGCTCACCGAATGGCAGCAATACAAAGACCTCACCCCAGAACATGCCGCGGAAGCAGTCACTTCTAAGAACATCCTCGACGGACGCAATGTCTTAAATCCTGTGACTTGGCGGGCTGCTGGCTGGAAATACAAAGGAATCGGACGACCCTAGATCCCCCTAAGAGTGACTTTCGCAAACGGACGACGATGCTTCACTACCGAGTAACCTGAACAGATGAAGTAGTCTTCAGCGCCCCCATGAACACATCTTCCAGGGACAGTCAGCAGCTCTAATCGTAGGGACCTAGGGGATAGCGTGAGGCAGGAGGGTGCCTACAGGGAGCAAAAGACACAACTGGTGAGTTGATGAGAGCTGGATGGCATGGGAGTAGTGAGGAAGGAAGCATCACCAAAAATGGCTGTGCCGCAGGTATTTACGATCGGGCATT comes from the Arthrobacter sp. TMP15 genome and includes:
- a CDS encoding UDP-glucose/GDP-mannose dehydrogenase family protein; translated protein: MDISVIGCGYLGVVHAACLAELGHNVIGIDIDARKIGQLQAGQATFFEPGLPELLQEVLDNGRLRFSTKIADVKGAQVHFLCVGTPQLKGEYAADMRHVDAAFHSLLDFLEPGNVVVGKSTVPVGTATRLAQTLKGRPSDAVLVWNPEFLREGLAVKDTLSPDRFVYGIPLGEEGTHAVTVLDAVYATPLALGTRRIVADYATAELVKVAANSFLATKISFINAMAEVCEVTGADVTVLADALGMDERIGRKFLNAGAGFGGGCLPKDIRAFMARAGELGADQVLSLLREVDDINIRRRIRVVELTRTLVGGTLMGKRITVLGAAFKPNSDDVRDSPALSIAAQLQLQGATVTVTDPQAIDGARQRFPELMYEENLESAMNKADALLLLTEWQQYKDLTPEHAAEAVTSKNILDGRNVLNPVTWRAAGWKYKGIGRP
- a CDS encoding pyridoxal-phosphate dependent enzyme, giving the protein MNSLGTLQPFVTPTVKLSRLFDFPDLEIFAKLDLLQLAGSTKERTANGLIEDLLGSGQLRIGGMIVESTSGNLGIALARQCVVRGINFTAVVDENANPLALELMEAYGAKVDLVQTPADGNKLAARRRRVSELLAEHPGSVTTNQYGSPANPRAHFDTTMPEIIAGTGGNLDYLFVATSTTGTLLGCQQYVQKHGLSTKIVAVDSVGSVLFGGTAGTRRLPGLGAGILPELASWTKPDLIFQVEEIDMVRGCRRLAHYEGILAGASTGAIVAAMGALLPSLDKGSRVAFMVHDSGVPYLQTVYNDDWVRTALNVEPE
- a CDS encoding galactosyltransferase-related protein gives rise to the protein MTKEEPWTVGDFSVLVLVHGRADHLRRLLAGVNASKLRPAEVVIVYMNDPCPAPIRCDVPLRIIHISSSQSRSGLPLSQARNTAAAAARTPNLIFLDVDSIPSAALFGTFIQVLNEETVLAMAEPRYLTKPLESTLLVEDKSLLAASIRHHTREGLPTESTMSGHAMFWSLGFAIHATVFAEVGGFDESYTGYGGEDTDFAFRIREAKIPVRFIEAPVFHQHHGVYNPPLNHFLEIVQNARLFHSRWGVWPMEGWLRAFVQLDLISWIPSQSSLTVRRIPTAEEVRAAHNSAAY
- a CDS encoding glycosyltransferase; its protein translation is MKSQVPTWTNPLRIAVLAHLHHPITSPFAGGMESHTAHLVSGLVARGHEVTLFAKDGSVVDCHLIPVLDAGFLVRGYPEDERTNEQHKVLDGAMERAVKLIQAGSFDAVVNNSLSPVPHRLVMQLPTLHVLHTPPLPRLIEILRDPARTLQQLHRYVTVSEANACPWREWLPTIEIVHNGIDLSHWDERAEPKHSVAAWTGRIAAEKGTHVAIAAARAASLKLRIAGPIHDQEYFRSQIEPQLDSDISYLGHLDQEKLQRMIASSQVFLSSPLWEEPFGLTTLEAMACGTPVAALPAGAMAELIGTTGGVVADSRDSKALAVAATRAKDMDREQVQARASRFALAGMIEGYERILHSMVHRSFSQVSEGS
- a CDS encoding transporter substrate-binding domain-containing protein, with amino-acid sequence MMRTRVSRNRIRIGFIGLLIFFLTACGLQVPVDPHGTLDRVRGGVMRVGVTENRPWVKVDAAEEPSGIEPALISGFADQLDSDIEWTTGSEAVLLEELDQGELDIVVGGFLDDTPWIEKGAITVPYREQRTSSSREKHVMIVRMGENGFLLALEKFLLEKVGT